One window of Geovibrio ferrireducens genomic DNA carries:
- a CDS encoding YbaN family protein, whose amino-acid sequence MKIILIILGFISLFLGIVGIFLPVMPTTPFVLLAAACFARSSEKFHKMLLNNRYFGDIIRNYENGLGISRRIKIRALCLLWFSLIFSSVVSGSIIVFLILTAAGAGVTWYILSLPTIRD is encoded by the coding sequence ATGAAAATAATCCTTATTATTCTTGGTTTTATATCACTCTTTCTGGGCATAGTCGGAATCTTTCTCCCGGTTATGCCCACCACTCCGTTTGTACTTCTGGCGGCAGCCTGTTTTGCCCGCAGTTCGGAGAAGTTTCACAAAATGCTCCTGAACAACAGATACTTCGGGGATATAATCAGAAATTATGAAAACGGACTGGGCATAAGCCGCAGAATAAAAATACGCGCCCTCTGCCTTCTCTGGTTTTCGCTTATTTTCTCATCTGTGGTTTCGGGCAGCATCATTGTATTCCTCATCCTCACTGCCGCAGGGGCAGGGGTGACATGGTATATCCTAAGCTTGCCCACAATTCGGGATTAG